In the Helianthus annuus cultivar XRQ/B chromosome 11, HanXRQr2.0-SUNRISE, whole genome shotgun sequence genome, one interval contains:
- the LOC110877007 gene encoding uncharacterized protein LOC110877007, which yields MAKGTRGRRRMASRNCRATPYPMLTCEHHLLHPNEKKSTISMPKKELEDITCSVCMEYPHNAVLLLCSSHDKGCRPYMCGTSSRYSNCLDQYKKAYTKTTSLSPHHPPALTTIGNVLDSLSGWPVEKHGEVAELACPLCRGQVKGWTVVESTREYLNCKKRTCMHENCSFIGAYKELKKHVKSEHPCSKPREVDPDQEQKWRRLEREREREDVISTVTSSMPGAVVFGDYVIERNSYGSDSDDDDEEGFDVGDLGRGNTGGGLDVAGDNSLVNVFLLFHAFGAGGNEGSFGRNENNNEGESDDDDDDGGGGGGGDDGGNDMSLVNRLRRQGVLLGRSGRRRRSSQT from the coding sequence ATGGCAAAAGGCACCAGGGGAAGACGCAGAATGGCTTCAAGAAACTGCAGGGCAACCCCATATCCAATGCTCACTTGTGAACATCATTTATTGCATCCGAATGAAAAAAAATCAACCATAAGCATGCCCAAAAAAGAGTTGGAAGATATCACCTGCTCAGTATGCATGGAATATCCTCACAATGCTGTTCTTCTTCTATGCTCTTCACACGATAAGGGTTGCCGCCCTTACATGTGCGGCACTAGCTCTCGCTATTCCAACTGCCTCGACCAGTACAAAAAAGCCTACACCAAAACCACATCTCTGTCGCCACATCACCCACCAGCGTTAACAACCATTGGTAACGTTTTGGATTCGTTATCGGGTTGGCCTGTTGAGAAGCATGGAGAAGTGGCTGAGCTGGCGTGTCCTCTTTGCCGAGGCCAAGTCAAAGGGTGGACGGTGGTGGAGTCAACTCGGGAATATCTTAACTGTAAGAAAAGAACATGTATGCATGAGAATTGTTCTTTTATCGGGGCGTATAAGGAACTGAAGAAGCATGTTAAGTCGGAACACCCGTGTTCTAAGCCACGGGAAGTGGACCCCGATCAAGAACAGAAATGGCGGCGGCTCGAACGTGAGAGAGAACGCGAAGACGTGATTAGCACGGTGACGTCATCAATGCCGGGAGCAGTGGTGTTTGGCGATTACGTGATTGAACGGAACTCGTACGGGTCAGACTCGGATGACGATGACGAGGAGGGCTTTGACGTGGGTGATTTAGGGCGGGGCAACACTGGTGGTGGTTTAGATGTGGCGGGTGATAACAGTCTTGTTAACGTGTTTCTCTTGTTTCATGCATTTGGTGCTGGCGGTAACGAGGGCTCGTTTGGTAGaaatgaaaacaataacgaaggtgaaagtgatgatgatgatgatgatggtggtggtggtggtggtggtgatgacgGTGGCAATGACATGTCACTGGTTAACCGGCTCCGCCGCCAGGGGGTTTTACTGGGGAGGTCGGGGAGGAGACGGCGGAGTAGTCAAACGTAG